One stretch of Variovorax sp. 54 DNA includes these proteins:
- the uvrA gene encoding excinuclease ABC subunit UvrA, with amino-acid sequence MTQGSIRIRGARQHNLQNLDLDIRTGEMTVVTGPSGSGKSSLVFDTLYAEGQRRYVETFSAYARQFLDRMDKPAVDKVEGVPPAIAIDQTNPVRSSRSTVGTMTELNDHLKLLFARAAQLFDRETALPVRHDSPDSIYAQIAERAAAAGDPRIVITFPVELPAGTSAEEVTQWLSASGFTRVQAEREVATPTGPRKVLDVVADRFRISSAERARVVEAIEVALKRGSGRVTVHATGADENAPTDVWKFSTGLHCPESDIRYTDPIPSMFSFNSAVGACDTCRGFGRVIGVDLGLVIPNDKLTLRAGAIKTIQTPAWKEAQDDLMRHAEAAGIPRDTPWNKLTDEQKHWVVEGTPNYKDGNWNKQWYGVRRFFGYLESKAYKMHIRVLLSKYRSYTPCPVCSGARLKLDPLLWRIGSKDDADAVLPPEKRFLPTGAKWSRAQLEALPGLCLHDLMLLPIERLRRFFDRVEHHGNGSPASEGEAQALKLLFEEITTRLRYLHDVGIGYLTLDRQSRTLSGGEVQRINLTTALGTSLVNTLFVLDEPSIGLHPRDMNRITEAMLRLRDAGNTLVVVEHDPAVMLAADRVIDMGPGPGARGGQIVFDGTTDMLRDADTLTGQYLGGRKKIGMGFKRIVSENTHRLILEGVREHNLKNITVDFPLARLVCVTGVSGSGKSTLIQDVLAPALMRHFGKATETPGAHDRMLGADHLGDVVFVDQSPIGKTARSNPASYVGAWDAIREIFATAALSRQRGYTASKFSFNSGDGRCPTCGGSGFEHVEMQFLSDVYLRCPDCDGKRYRPEILEVKIERKGRGYNVADILELTVAEAAALFDTDRDVLRVLQPIVDVGLDYVKLGQPVPTLSGGEAQRLKLAGFLAEAAKSATASRQMVARKGTLFLFDEPTTGLHFDDIARLMRALRKLLDAGHSLIIIEHNLDVIRASDWLIDLGPEGGEGGGEVVAEGTPEQLRENRASLTGAALADYELAIGPGAYKVAERAARRYIANAKTAPGSNAIEIVNAREHNLKNLSVDIPRGKFSVVTGVSGSGKSTLAFDILFNEGQRRYLESLNAYARSIVQPAGRPEVDAVYGIPPTVAIEQRLSRGGRKSTVGTTTEVWHFLRLLYVKLGIQHCVHDGAAVQPQTPDSIAAQLMRNFKGQHIGLLAPLVSNRKGVYTELADWARPRGFTHLRVDGDFLPTTGFPRIDRFKEHSIELPVASLDVLPSQENELRAALTKALEHGKGVVHVLSELDGLRAAMMAGVSAVGIGRVQVFSTLRACPVCSTSYAELDPRLFSYNSKHGWCPDCVGTGVKLSKDQRKVFDDSIRDDDSKGREQTFAEPEVEDLADVACPTCQGTRLNATARAVGFGTAADGSGGIGITQLARMSVTEVRQWFEGLVLTGREAEIARDLVPEIKSRLEFLEEVGLGYLTLDRGAPTLSGGEAQRIRLAAQLGSNLQGVCYVLDEPTIGLHARDNQILLNALHKLGEKGNTLVVVEHDEDTIRRADHIIDIGPSAGKRGGRLVAEGTVADIQKAGDSQTGRYLRDAIKHPLQARRLIPSPDPKAEDSGNWLTVHGADLHNLQDVTATLPLHRLVVVTGVSGSGKSTLARDVLLASVQGIVVQRMTKAGRDADAAGKRPAWVGCRGVDGYAVIDRVLEVDQTPIGKTPRSCPATYIGFWDTIRKLFADTLEAKARGYGPARFSFNTGEGRCPGCDGAGVRTIEMSFLPDVKVPCEVCHGARFNPETLAVSWRGKSIGDVLKMEVDEAVEFFASMPNIAHPLQLLKDVGLGYLTLGQPSPTLSGGEAQRIKLVTELSKVRDDITRRGQKPPHTLYVLDEPTVGLHMADVEKLIHVLHRLVNGGHSVVVIEHDLDVIAEADWIIDLGPEGGNAGGRIVAAAPPEEVVRLGTHTGVALKAVLAR; translated from the coding sequence ATGACACAGGGCTCCATCCGGATTCGCGGCGCGCGCCAGCACAACCTCCAGAACCTCGACCTCGACATCCGCACCGGCGAGATGACCGTGGTCACCGGGCCCAGCGGCTCGGGCAAGTCGAGCCTGGTGTTCGACACCCTCTACGCCGAAGGCCAGCGCCGCTACGTGGAGACCTTTTCCGCCTACGCGCGCCAGTTCCTGGACCGCATGGACAAGCCCGCCGTCGACAAGGTGGAGGGCGTGCCGCCCGCCATCGCCATCGACCAGACCAACCCGGTGCGCTCCTCGCGCTCCACGGTCGGCACGATGACCGAGCTGAACGACCACCTGAAGCTGCTGTTCGCGCGCGCGGCCCAACTGTTCGACCGCGAGACCGCGCTGCCGGTGCGCCACGACTCGCCCGACAGCATCTATGCGCAGATCGCCGAGCGGGCGGCTGCGGCGGGCGATCCGCGCATCGTCATCACCTTCCCGGTCGAACTGCCCGCCGGCACCTCGGCGGAAGAGGTGACGCAGTGGCTGTCGGCCAGCGGCTTCACGCGCGTGCAGGCCGAGCGCGAGGTGGCCACGCCCACCGGCCCGCGCAAGGTGCTCGACGTGGTGGCCGACCGCTTCCGCATCTCGAGCGCCGAGCGCGCGCGCGTGGTCGAAGCGATCGAGGTGGCGCTCAAGCGTGGCAGCGGGCGCGTCACCGTGCACGCCACGGGCGCGGACGAGAACGCACCCACGGACGTATGGAAGTTCTCCACCGGCCTGCACTGCCCCGAGAGCGACATCCGCTACACCGACCCGATCCCGTCGATGTTCTCGTTCAACTCGGCCGTGGGCGCCTGCGACACCTGCCGGGGTTTCGGCCGCGTGATCGGCGTCGACCTGGGGCTCGTGATCCCGAACGACAAGCTCACGCTGCGCGCCGGCGCCATCAAGACCATCCAGACGCCCGCTTGGAAAGAAGCGCAGGACGACCTCATGCGCCACGCCGAGGCCGCCGGCATTCCGCGCGACACGCCGTGGAACAAGCTCACCGACGAGCAGAAGCACTGGGTGGTCGAGGGCACGCCCAACTACAAGGACGGCAACTGGAACAAGCAGTGGTACGGCGTGCGCCGCTTCTTCGGCTACCTGGAGAGCAAGGCCTACAAGATGCATATCCGCGTGCTCTTGTCGAAGTACCGCAGCTACACGCCGTGCCCGGTCTGCAGCGGCGCGCGCCTGAAGCTCGACCCGCTGCTGTGGCGCATTGGCAGCAAAGACGACGCCGACGCGGTGCTGCCGCCTGAAAAGCGCTTCCTGCCCACCGGCGCGAAGTGGAGCCGCGCCCAGCTCGAGGCGCTGCCCGGCCTGTGCCTGCACGACCTGATGCTGTTGCCCATCGAGCGGCTGCGCAGGTTCTTCGACCGCGTGGAGCACCACGGCAACGGCAGCCCCGCGAGCGAAGGCGAGGCGCAGGCGCTCAAGCTGCTGTTCGAAGAAATCACCACCCGCCTGCGCTACCTGCACGACGTCGGCATCGGCTACCTCACGCTCGACCGCCAGAGCCGCACGCTCAGCGGCGGCGAGGTGCAGCGCATCAACCTCACGACCGCGCTGGGCACCTCGCTGGTGAACACGCTGTTCGTGCTCGACGAGCCCAGCATCGGCCTGCACCCGCGCGACATGAACCGCATCACCGAGGCCATGCTGCGCCTGCGCGATGCCGGCAACACGCTGGTGGTGGTCGAGCACGACCCGGCCGTGATGCTCGCCGCCGACCGCGTGATCGACATGGGCCCCGGCCCCGGCGCGCGCGGCGGACAGATCGTGTTCGACGGCACCACCGACATGCTGCGTGACGCCGACACGCTCACCGGCCAGTACCTGGGCGGGCGCAAGAAGATCGGCATGGGCTTCAAGCGGATCGTGAGCGAGAACACGCACCGGCTCATTCTCGAAGGCGTGCGCGAGCACAACCTGAAGAACATCACGGTCGACTTTCCGCTCGCGCGCCTCGTGTGCGTGACCGGCGTGAGCGGCTCGGGCAAGTCGACGTTGATCCAGGACGTGCTGGCGCCCGCGCTCATGCGCCACTTCGGCAAGGCCACCGAAACGCCGGGCGCGCACGACCGCATGCTCGGTGCCGATCACCTGGGCGACGTGGTGTTCGTCGATCAGTCGCCGATCGGCAAGACCGCGCGTTCCAACCCCGCGAGCTATGTGGGCGCATGGGACGCCATCCGCGAAATCTTTGCCACCGCGGCGCTGTCGCGCCAGCGCGGCTACACCGCGAGCAAGTTCAGCTTCAACTCCGGCGACGGGCGCTGCCCGACCTGCGGCGGCTCGGGCTTCGAGCACGTCGAGATGCAGTTCCTGTCGGACGTGTACCTGCGCTGCCCCGACTGCGACGGCAAGCGCTACCGGCCCGAGATTCTCGAAGTGAAGATCGAGCGCAAGGGCCGTGGCTACAACGTGGCCGACATCCTGGAGCTCACCGTGGCCGAGGCCGCGGCGCTGTTCGACACCGACCGCGACGTGCTGCGCGTGCTGCAGCCCATCGTCGACGTGGGCCTGGACTACGTGAAGCTCGGCCAGCCCGTGCCCACGCTCTCGGGCGGCGAAGCCCAGCGCCTGAAGCTCGCGGGTTTCCTGGCCGAAGCGGCCAAGAGCGCGACCGCGAGCCGTCAGATGGTGGCGCGCAAGGGCACGCTGTTTTTGTTCGACGAGCCGACCACCGGTCTGCACTTCGACGACATCGCGCGGCTCATGCGCGCGCTGCGCAAGCTGCTCGACGCCGGCCATTCGCTGATCATCATCGAGCACAACCTGGACGTGATCCGCGCCAGCGACTGGCTCATCGACCTCGGCCCCGAAGGCGGCGAGGGCGGCGGCGAGGTGGTGGCCGAAGGCACGCCCGAGCAGCTGCGCGAGAACCGCGCCTCGCTCACCGGCGCGGCGCTGGCCGACTACGAACTCGCCATCGGCCCCGGCGCCTACAAGGTGGCCGAGCGTGCCGCACGGCGCTACATCGCCAACGCGAAGACGGCGCCGGGCAGCAACGCCATCGAGATCGTCAATGCGCGCGAGCACAACCTGAAGAACCTCAGCGTGGACATTCCGCGCGGCAAGTTCAGCGTGGTGACGGGCGTGAGCGGCTCGGGCAAGTCGACGCTCGCGTTCGACATTCTTTTCAACGAAGGCCAGCGCCGGTACCTCGAATCGCTCAACGCCTATGCGCGCAGCATCGTGCAGCCCGCGGGCCGGCCCGAGGTGGACGCGGTGTACGGCATTCCGCCGACCGTGGCCATCGAGCAGCGCCTGTCGCGCGGTGGCCGCAAGAGCACGGTGGGCACGACCACCGAGGTGTGGCATTTCCTGCGCCTCTTGTACGTGAAGCTGGGCATCCAGCATTGCGTGCACGACGGCGCGGCGGTGCAGCCGCAGACGCCCGACAGCATCGCCGCGCAGCTCATGCGCAACTTCAAGGGCCAGCACATCGGCCTGCTCGCGCCGCTGGTGAGCAACCGCAAGGGCGTGTACACCGAGCTGGCCGACTGGGCGCGCCCGCGCGGCTTCACGCACCTGCGCGTGGACGGCGACTTCTTGCCGACCACGGGCTTCCCGCGCATCGACCGCTTCAAGGAACACAGCATCGAGCTGCCCGTGGCCAGCCTCGACGTGCTGCCCTCGCAGGAGAACGAGCTGCGCGCGGCGCTCACCAAGGCGCTCGAGCACGGCAAGGGCGTGGTGCATGTCCTGAGCGAACTCGACGGCCTGCGCGCCGCGATGATGGCCGGCGTGTCCGCCGTGGGCATCGGCCGCGTGCAGGTGTTCTCCACGCTGCGCGCCTGCCCGGTGTGCAGCACCAGCTATGCCGAGCTCGATCCGCGCCTGTTCAGCTACAACAGCAAGCACGGCTGGTGCCCCGACTGCGTGGGCACAGGCGTGAAGCTCAGCAAGGACCAGCGCAAGGTCTTCGACGATTCGATCCGCGACGACGACAGCAAGGGCCGCGAACAGACCTTCGCCGAGCCCGAGGTCGAAGACCTCGCCGACGTGGCGTGCCCGACCTGCCAAGGCACGCGCCTGAACGCCACCGCGCGCGCCGTGGGCTTCGGCACCGCGGCCGACGGCTCGGGCGGCATCGGCATCACGCAGCTGGCGCGCATGAGCGTCACCGAGGTGCGCCAGTGGTTCGAAGGGCTGGTGCTCACCGGCCGCGAAGCCGAGATCGCACGCGACCTCGTGCCCGAGATCAAGAGCCGCCTCGAATTCCTCGAAGAAGTGGGCCTGGGCTACCTCACGCTCGACCGTGGCGCGCCCACGCTCTCGGGCGGCGAGGCGCAGCGCATCCGCCTGGCGGCACAGCTGGGCAGCAACCTGCAGGGCGTGTGCTACGTGCTCGACGAGCCGACCATCGGCCTGCATGCGCGCGACAACCAGATCTTGCTGAACGCGCTGCACAAGCTCGGCGAGAAGGGCAACACGCTGGTGGTGGTGGAGCACGACGAAGACACCATTCGCCGCGCCGACCACATCATCGACATCGGCCCCAGCGCCGGCAAGCGCGGCGGCCGCCTCGTGGCCGAGGGCACGGTGGCCGACATCCAGAAGGCCGGCGATTCGCAGACCGGCCGCTACCTGCGCGATGCCATCAAGCACCCGCTGCAGGCGCGCCGCCTGATTCCCTCGCCCGATCCGAAGGCGGAAGACAGCGGCAACTGGCTCACCGTGCACGGCGCCGACCTGCACAACCTGCAGGACGTGACCGCCACGCTGCCGCTGCACCGCCTCGTGGTGGTCACCGGCGTCAGCGGCTCGGGCAAGTCGACGCTCGCGCGCGACGTGCTGCTGGCCAGCGTGCAGGGCATCGTCGTGCAGCGCATGACCAAGGCCGGCCGCGACGCCGATGCCGCGGGCAAGCGACCGGCCTGGGTCGGTTGCCGCGGCGTCGACGGCTACGCGGTCATCGACCGCGTGCTCGAGGTCGACCAGACGCCGATCGGCAAGACGCCGCGCAGCTGCCCCGCCACCTACATCGGCTTCTGGGACACCATCCGCAAGCTCTTTGCCGACACCCTCGAAGCCAAGGCGCGCGGCTACGGCCCGGCGCGCTTCAGCTTCAACACCGGCGAAGGCCGCTGCCCGGGCTGCGACGGCGCGGGCGTGCGCACCATCGAGATGAGCTTTTTGCCCGACGTGAAGGTGCCCTGCGAGGTCTGCCACGGCGCGCGCTTCAACCCCGAGACACTGGCCGTGAGCTGGCGCGGCAAGAGCATCGGCGACGTGCTGAAGATGGAGGTCGACGAAGCGGTCGAGTTCTTCGCCAGCATGCCCAACATCGCGCATCCGCTGCAGCTGCTGAAGGACGTGGGCCTGGGCTACCTCACGCTGGGGCAGCCGTCGCCCACGCTGTCGGGCGGCGAGGCGCAGCGCATCAAGCTGGTGACCGAACTCAGCAAGGTGCGCGACGACATCACGCGCCGCGGCCAGAAGCCGCCGCACACGCTGTACGTGCTCGACGAGCCGACCGTGGGCCTGCACATGGCCGACGTCGAGAAGCTGATCCACGTGCTGCACCGGCTGGTGAACGGCGGCCACAGCGTGGTGGTGATCGAGCACGACCTCGACGTGATCGCCGAAGCCGACTGGATCATCGACCTCGGGCCCGAGGGCGGCAACGCCGGCGGACGCATCGTCGCCGCGGCGCCGCCGGAGGAGGTGGTGCGATTGGGGACGCACACTGGCGTAGCTCTTAAGGCCGTGTTGGCACGTTGA
- a CDS encoding ABC transporter substrate-binding protein: MTKKKVAGSRHALGVAALLALCAMGASAQIVIGQTAGMTGSVAASVNETIGGAQLVIDAANAQGGIHGEKIEVIRMDDAFDVKRAGDNARALIEDKKVLALFMSRGTPHSQAIIPYLDKNEVALIGPSTGAMVLHKPLQKHVFNVRATYQREAEKAVQHLLTIGLTRIAVVHVTDSFGADALQGAMNGFTKGKAQPIATVPADREKPDYKTIVPAIMKADAQAVVWIGSGVAVVDGIKALRAAGSAAQVVTLSNNASSGFIKQLGDASRGVIVTQVFPNERSMGQPMVKEALTLARAKGQGELSPAALEGFASAKVLVEALRRAGPKPTRAKVLAALESLKGYDLGGGLEVSYSPQDHSGIDFADLAIISEGRFKR, from the coding sequence ATGACGAAGAAGAAAGTGGCAGGTTCACGGCACGCGCTCGGCGTGGCCGCCCTGCTCGCGCTGTGCGCGATGGGCGCCTCCGCCCAGATCGTGATCGGCCAGACCGCCGGCATGACCGGCTCGGTGGCCGCCAGCGTGAACGAGACCATCGGCGGCGCGCAGCTGGTGATCGACGCGGCCAATGCCCAGGGTGGCATCCACGGCGAGAAGATCGAGGTGATCCGCATGGACGACGCCTTCGACGTGAAGCGCGCGGGCGACAACGCACGCGCGCTCATCGAAGACAAGAAGGTGCTCGCGCTCTTCATGAGCCGCGGCACGCCGCACTCGCAGGCCATCATTCCGTACCTGGACAAGAACGAGGTGGCGCTCATCGGCCCCTCGACCGGCGCGATGGTGCTGCACAAGCCGCTGCAAAAGCACGTGTTCAACGTGCGCGCCACCTACCAGCGCGAGGCCGAGAAGGCGGTGCAGCACCTGCTGACCATCGGCCTCACGCGCATCGCCGTGGTCCACGTGACCGACTCGTTCGGCGCCGACGCGCTGCAGGGCGCGATGAACGGCTTCACCAAGGGCAAGGCCCAGCCGATCGCGACCGTTCCGGCCGACCGCGAAAAGCCCGACTACAAGACCATCGTGCCGGCCATCATGAAGGCCGACGCGCAGGCCGTGGTGTGGATCGGCTCGGGCGTGGCGGTGGTCGACGGCATCAAGGCGCTGCGCGCCGCGGGCTCGGCGGCGCAGGTGGTCACGCTGTCGAACAACGCCTCGTCGGGCTTCATCAAGCAGCTGGGCGATGCCAGCCGCGGCGTGATCGTGACGCAGGTGTTCCCCAACGAACGCTCGATGGGCCAGCCGATGGTGAAGGAGGCGCTGACGCTCGCCCGCGCCAAGGGCCAGGGCGAGCTGTCACCGGCCGCGCTCGAAGGTTTTGCCTCGGCCAAGGTGCTGGTGGAGGCCTTGCGCCGCGCGGGCCCCAAGCCCACGCGCGCCAAGGTGCTTGCGGCGCTCGAAAGCCTCAAGGGCTACGACCTGGGCGGCGGGCTCGAGGTGAGCTACTCGCCGCAGGACCACAGCGGCATCGACTTCGCGGACCTGGCCATCATCAGCGAAGGCCGCTTCAAGCGCTGA
- a CDS encoding MFS transporter: MAATLDSRGVPHPAPRPMSAEEKKVIFASSLGTVFEWYDFYLYGSLAAIIAKQFFSGLDAGAAFIFALLAFAAGFLVRPFGAIVFGRLGDMIGRKYTFLVTILIMGLSTFIVGLLPSYATIGVAAPVILIALRMLQGLALGGEYGGAATYVAEHSPHGKRGAYTSWIQTTATLGLFLSLIVILGVREGLGEAVFNDWGWRIPFLVSILLLAISVWIRLTLSESPAFQKMKAEGKTSKAPLAESFGQWKNLKIVILALVGLTAGQAVVWYSGQFYALFFLTAQLKVDATTANLMIAAALLLGTPFFVIFGTLSDKIGRKPIIMAGCLLAVVTYFPVFKMLTEAANPDLARAQATAGVTVTADPKTCSFQGNPVAREIDFKSSCDIAKRYLVQNSVSYENVVGAPGSAAVVKIGDKTVEAPTGVVANSKFDEASVKSIAAFKKGVAEDLKIAGYPAKADPAKINKILTILLLFWLVLLVTMVYGPIAAMLVEMFPTRIRYTSMSLPYHIGNGWFGGLLPTTAFAIVASTGNMYNGLWYPIIIAGITLVIGTLFIRETKDVDIYAND, encoded by the coding sequence ATGGCAGCCACGCTAGATTCAAGGGGAGTGCCGCATCCGGCCCCCCGGCCCATGTCCGCGGAGGAGAAGAAGGTCATCTTCGCCTCCTCGCTCGGCACCGTGTTCGAGTGGTACGACTTCTATCTGTACGGTTCGCTCGCCGCGATCATCGCGAAGCAGTTCTTCAGCGGCCTGGATGCGGGCGCGGCCTTCATCTTCGCGCTGCTGGCGTTTGCCGCCGGCTTCCTGGTGCGTCCGTTCGGCGCCATCGTGTTCGGCCGCCTGGGCGACATGATCGGTCGCAAGTACACCTTCCTGGTGACGATCCTGATCATGGGCCTGTCGACCTTCATCGTCGGCCTCTTGCCCAGCTACGCGACCATCGGCGTCGCGGCGCCGGTGATCCTGATCGCGCTGCGCATGCTGCAGGGCCTGGCGCTCGGCGGCGAGTACGGCGGTGCCGCCACCTACGTGGCCGAGCACTCGCCGCACGGCAAGCGCGGTGCCTACACCTCGTGGATCCAGACCACGGCCACGCTCGGCCTGTTCCTGAGCCTGATCGTCATCCTGGGCGTGCGTGAAGGCCTGGGCGAAGCGGTGTTCAACGACTGGGGCTGGCGCATTCCGTTCCTGGTGTCGATCCTGCTGCTGGCCATCTCGGTGTGGATTCGCCTGACGCTGTCCGAGTCGCCGGCCTTCCAGAAGATGAAGGCCGAGGGCAAGACCTCGAAGGCACCGCTCGCTGAATCGTTCGGCCAGTGGAAGAACCTGAAGATCGTGATCCTGGCGCTGGTGGGCCTGACGGCCGGCCAGGCCGTGGTCTGGTACTCGGGCCAGTTCTACGCGCTGTTCTTCCTGACGGCCCAGCTGAAGGTCGATGCGACCACCGCCAACCTGATGATCGCCGCCGCGCTGCTGCTCGGCACGCCCTTCTTCGTGATCTTCGGAACGCTGTCCGACAAGATCGGCCGCAAGCCGATCATCATGGCCGGCTGCCTGCTGGCCGTGGTCACCTACTTCCCGGTCTTCAAGATGCTGACCGAAGCCGCCAATCCTGACCTGGCCCGCGCGCAAGCCACGGCCGGCGTCACCGTGACGGCCGACCCCAAGACCTGCTCGTTCCAGGGCAACCCGGTGGCCCGCGAGATCGACTTCAAGAGCTCGTGCGACATCGCCAAGCGCTACCTCGTGCAGAACTCGGTGAGCTACGAGAACGTGGTCGGCGCACCCGGCTCCGCCGCCGTCGTGAAGATCGGCGACAAGACCGTGGAAGCACCCACCGGCGTGGTCGCGAACTCCAAGTTCGACGAAGCCAGCGTCAAGTCGATTGCCGCCTTCAAGAAGGGCGTGGCCGAAGACCTGAAGATCGCTGGCTACCCGGCCAAGGCCGACCCCGCCAAGATCAACAAGATCCTGACGATCCTGCTGCTGTTCTGGCTGGTGCTGCTGGTGACCATGGTCTACGGCCCGATCGCCGCGATGCTGGTCGAGATGTTCCCCACGCGCATCCGCTACACCTCGATGAGCCTGCCGTACCACATCGGCAACGGCTGGTTCGGCGGCCTGCTGCCGACCACCGCCTTCGCCATCGTGGCCTCGACCGGCAACATGTACAACGGCCTGTGGTACCCGATCATCATCGCGGGCATCACACTGGTGATCGGCACGCTGTTCATCCGCGAGACCAAGGACGTGGACATCTACGCCAACGACTGA
- a CDS encoding 2-hydroxychromene-2-carboxylate isomerase gives MKHIDFYLDFISPYAHLAFEHLPEALEGLSVSVAYKPVLLGALLKHHGQLGPAEIPSKRSWTYRHVLWLGQAHGIPIEMPASHPYNPLPHLRLAVATGDDGSINRLAAETLFRHVWRGGEEAGDATRLAALTAQLQPKRDVNGDDNKALLKRNTDEAVAQGVFGVPCYVVDGRLFWGFDGLAMLRAYLQGDTWFDGPQWTGADQRPSLLRKG, from the coding sequence ATGAAGCACATCGACTTTTATCTCGACTTCATTTCGCCCTACGCGCACCTCGCGTTCGAGCACCTGCCCGAGGCGCTCGAAGGCCTGAGCGTGAGCGTGGCCTACAAGCCCGTGCTGCTGGGCGCGCTGCTCAAGCACCACGGCCAGCTCGGCCCGGCCGAGATTCCTTCGAAGCGCAGCTGGACCTACCGCCACGTGCTGTGGCTGGGCCAGGCGCACGGCATCCCCATCGAGATGCCGGCCTCGCATCCTTACAACCCGCTGCCGCACCTGCGCCTGGCCGTGGCCACGGGCGACGACGGCAGCATCAATCGCCTCGCGGCCGAGACCCTCTTTCGCCACGTGTGGCGCGGCGGCGAAGAAGCGGGCGACGCCACGCGGCTGGCCGCGCTCACGGCGCAGCTGCAACCGAAGCGCGACGTGAACGGCGACGACAACAAGGCCCTGCTCAAGCGCAACACCGATGAGGCCGTGGCGCAGGGCGTGTTCGGCGTGCCGTGCTACGTGGTCGACGGGCGCCTGTTCTGGGGCTTCGACGGCCTCGCGATGCTGCGCGCCTACCTGCAGGGCGACACCTGGTTCGACGGTCCGCAATGGACCGGCGCCGACCAGCGGCCCTCGTTGCTGCGCAAGGGCTGA
- a CDS encoding DUF1289 domain-containing protein — protein MNFDEAEALAERAGTVQRTEGEVPSPCSSVCRMDRLSGFCEGCLRTIPEIAGWSKMEDDSRRQVWRAIELRAQAGIWRVPEATTGDHDA, from the coding sequence GTGAACTTCGACGAAGCGGAGGCGCTCGCCGAGCGCGCCGGGACCGTGCAGCGCACGGAGGGCGAGGTGCCTTCGCCGTGCTCGTCGGTGTGCCGCATGGACCGCCTGAGCGGCTTCTGCGAAGGGTGCCTGCGCACCATCCCCGAGATCGCCGGCTGGAGCAAGATGGAAGACGACAGCCGCCGCCAGGTGTGGCGCGCGATCGAACTGCGCGCCCAGGCCGGCATCTGGCGCGTGCCCGAAGCCACCACTGGAGACCACGACGCATGA
- a CDS encoding YbaK/EbsC family protein: protein MCGSELHSLPEGVQRVSRVLQDAGHPHAPRMLDDACRTAQQAADALGISVGQIAKSIIFRRKSDEVAVLVITSGDKRVDEKKVDAIVGKTGRADADFVKARTGFTIGGVSPVGHVTKPVVLIDRELFRFEEIWAAAGHPHAVFQLHPNDLEKLTGAPVADVV, encoded by the coding sequence ATGTGCGGCTCTGAACTCCACTCCCTCCCCGAAGGCGTCCAGCGCGTCTCCCGCGTGCTCCAGGACGCCGGCCATCCCCATGCGCCCCGCATGCTCGACGACGCCTGCCGCACCGCGCAGCAGGCCGCCGACGCGCTCGGCATCTCGGTCGGCCAGATCGCCAAGAGCATCATCTTCCGCCGCAAGAGCGACGAGGTGGCAGTGCTGGTCATCACCTCGGGCGACAAGCGCGTCGACGAGAAAAAAGTCGATGCCATCGTCGGCAAGACCGGCCGCGCCGACGCCGACTTCGTGAAGGCGCGCACCGGCTTCACCATCGGCGGCGTGTCGCCGGTGGGCCATGTGACCAAGCCTGTGGTGCTGATCGACCGCGAGCTGTTCCGCTTCGAGGAGATCTGGGCCGCCGCGGGCCACCCGCATGCCGTGTTTCAGCTGCACCCGAACGATCTAGAGAAGCTCACCGGCGCGCCGGTGGCCGACGTGGTGTGA
- the rhtB gene encoding homoserine/homoserine lactone efflux protein, giving the protein MDLHVWLAFLVASCVIAVSPGSGAVLSMSHGLSYGVRRTTATIVGLQLGLAVILLVAGLGVGAVLTASATAFTVIKVVGACYLLWLGWCQWRAPVAKLEGDTSASAGEPELTASQRVLRGFLTNVTNPKGIVFMAAVLPQFIQPTRPLWLQLLVLLATTVAVDVTVMHGYAWLAARLQGVLRSVRARRAQNRVFGGVLMAMGAFLFMFKRNA; this is encoded by the coding sequence GTGGACCTGCATGTCTGGCTTGCGTTTCTGGTGGCCAGTTGCGTCATCGCGGTGTCGCCCGGTTCGGGCGCGGTGCTCAGCATGAGCCACGGCCTGAGCTACGGCGTGCGCCGCACCACGGCGACCATCGTCGGGCTGCAGCTGGGGCTGGCCGTGATCCTGCTGGTGGCGGGCCTCGGCGTGGGCGCGGTGCTCACCGCCTCGGCCACCGCGTTCACGGTGATCAAGGTGGTCGGCGCGTGCTACCTGCTGTGGCTGGGCTGGTGCCAGTGGCGCGCGCCGGTTGCCAAGCTCGAGGGCGACACCTCGGCATCGGCCGGCGAACCCGAGCTCACGGCGTCGCAGCGCGTGCTGCGCGGCTTCCTCACCAACGTGACCAACCCCAAGGGCATCGTCTTCATGGCTGCCGTGCTGCCGCAGTTCATCCAGCCGACGCGCCCGCTGTGGCTGCAGCTGCTGGTGTTGCTGGCCACGACGGTGGCGGTCGACGTGACCGTGATGCACGGCTACGCCTGGTTGGCCGCGCGGCTGCAGGGCGTGCTGCGCAGCGTGCGTGCGCGTCGCGCGCAGAACCGCGTCTTCGGCGGTGTGCTGATGGCGATGGGCGCGTTCCTGTTCATGTTCAAGCGCAACGCCTGA